A single genomic interval of Lathyrus oleraceus cultivar Zhongwan6 chromosome 7, CAAS_Psat_ZW6_1.0, whole genome shotgun sequence harbors:
- the LOC127102077 gene encoding uncharacterized protein LOC127102077, whose translation MAAVPELKRKTCTYSFHREPLTSLIELSNFVTGGNQKVFVDQYGDLLTLLKMVVDPVPLQTLLQFYDPELRCFTFQDYQLAPTLEEYSILMNVPIRYHVPFLDVPKEVDFRVIARALHLSIKEVSDNWKSSGDVVGLPLKFLVRMAKEEAKKGNWEAFHAQLAIMIYGVVLFPSMPNFVDLAAVTIYLGGNLVPTLLADAYYAIHSRHGKGGAIRCCLPLLLRWFLSLLPTSGHFVDAQSTHKWTQRIMSLTSYDIRWQSYRMDVRNVIMSCGEFRNVPLIGTKGCINYNPVLCLRQLGFVMNGRPLDAEIAESVYFEKRSDPARLEQVGRAWKAIGVKDGPVLGKKFAIAMPDYTDWVKKRVETLLLPYDRMKSLQEQPPLILAENVPAEQYKQALMENRWLKEKEQDTQMELYKAKADKLNLAH comes from the coding sequence atggcagccgttccagagttgaagaggaagacgtgcacctacagttttcaccgtgagccattgacgtctttgatagagttgagcaactttgtgaccggcggtaatcagaaggtgtttgttgatcagtatggggatttgctgacattgttgaagatggtggtagatccagtgccgttgcagactcttctacagttctatgatccagaaCTCCGCTGTTTCAccttccaggattatcagttagcgcccactcttgaggagtactccattctaatgaatgtcccgatcagatatcaTGTTCCCTTCTtagatgtgccaaaggaggttgatttcagagtcattgccagagctcttcatttgagtatcaaagaagtgagtgacaattggaagtcgagtggtgatgtcgtggggttgcctttgaagttcctggtgaggatggctaaagaagaagcaaagaagggaaattgggaagcttttcatgcccagttagccatcatgatctatggagttgtcttgttcccgagtatgcccaactttgtggaccTTGCTGCTGTCACTATTTACCTTGGAGGAAACCTagttcctactttgttagctgacgcttactatgctatacacagcagacatggtaagggtggagctatcagatgctgtctccctttattgctcagatggttcttgtctcttctgccgACCAGTGGACattttgtggatgctcagagcactcataagtggactcagaggattatgtctcttacctcttatgatatcaggtggcaatcttaccggatggatgtgcgtaatgtcatcatgagttgtggagaatttcgtaatgtgccacttatagggactaagggttgcatcaattacaacccggttctttgtcttcgtcagttggggtttgtaatgaatggaagaccacttgatgctgagatagctgaaagtgtgtattttgagaagcggagtgaccctgctagattggagcaagtaggaagagcttggaaggccattggtgtcaaggatggacctgtgttggggaagaagtttgccattgctatgcctgattatACTGATTGGGTCAAAAAGAGAGTggagactttgttgttgccctatgataggatgaagtcattgcaagagcaaccacctttgatccttgctgagaatgtgcctgctgagcagtacaagcaagccttgatggagaatcgttggttgaaggagaaggaacaagatacccagatggagctttacaaagccaaagctgacaagttgaacttggctcattAA